In one Ornithinimicrobium pratense genomic region, the following are encoded:
- the rpoB gene encoding DNA-directed RNA polymerase subunit beta: MAASRTAKKTVSTARTASGRLSFAKIREPLEVPDLLALQTESFDWLLGNEAWQARVAAAQADGRNDIPTTSGLEEIFEEISPIEDFSGSMSLSFRDHRFEEQKYSVEECQEKDMTYSAPLFVTAEFINNSTGEIKSQTVFMGDFPLMTPRGTFIVNGTERVVVSQLVRSPGVYFERSLDKTSDKDVYSAKIIPSRGAWLEFEIDKRDQVGVRVDRKRKQSVTVLLKALGWSNERILEEFGDYESIRLTLEKDHTTTQDEALLDIYRKLRPGEPPTKEAAQTLLDNLYFNPKRYDLAKVGRYKLNKKLGLQAPLEESVLGIDDVVATIKYMVALHAGDTTMDMPAGDTLVETDDIDHFGNRRLRSVGELIQNQVRTGLSRMERVVRERMTTQDVEAITPQTLINIRPVVASIKEFFGTSQLSQFMDQNNPLAGLTHKRRLSALGPGGLSRDRAGMEVRDVHPSHYGRMCPIETPEGPNIGLIGSLASYGRINPFGFVETPYRRVADGKVTDEVDYLSADEEDRFVIAQANARLDDDGTFLDERVLVRAREGEAVDVPAAEVEYMDVSAQQMVSAATAMIPFLEHDDANRALMGANMQRQAVPLVRAEAPLVGTGMEWRAALDSGDVVRATKAGVVQEVSADLVTVANDDGTYITYKIAKFTRSNQGNCYNQVVRVDVGDRVEEGQLVADGPATDGGEMALGRNLLVAFMPWEGYNYEDAIILSQRLVQDDVLSSIHIEEHEIDARDTKLGPEEITRDIPNVSEEVLADLDERGIIRIGAEVRDGDLLVGKVTPKGETELTPEERLLRAIFGEKAREVRDTSMKVPHGETGTVIGVKVFEREDGDELPPGVNQLVRVYVANRRKITDGDKLAGRHGNKGVISRILPVEDMPFLEDGTPVDVILNPLGVPGRMNIGQILELHLGWAAAQGWKIEGEPEWAELIPGDARETGPRTRVASPVFDGAGEEEIAGLLDSTTPTRDGDRLIDSGGKAKLFDGRSGEPFPEQISVGYMYILKLHHLVDDKIHARSTGPYSMITQQPLGGKAQFGGQRFGEMEVWALEAYGAAYALQELLTIKSDDVTGRVKVYESIVKGDNVPEPGIPESFKVLIKEMQSLCLNVEVLSSDGTQIDLRESDTEVFRAAEELGIDLSRREPSSVEEV; the protein is encoded by the coding sequence TTGGCTGCCTCGCGCACTGCGAAGAAGACTGTCTCCACCGCTCGAACGGCTTCCGGCCGCCTGAGCTTCGCCAAGATCCGGGAGCCCCTCGAGGTGCCCGACCTGCTTGCCCTCCAGACGGAGAGCTTTGACTGGCTCCTTGGCAACGAGGCCTGGCAGGCGCGTGTCGCCGCCGCCCAGGCCGATGGACGCAACGATATCCCCACCACCTCCGGTCTGGAGGAGATCTTCGAGGAGATCTCCCCGATCGAGGACTTTTCCGGCTCCATGTCGCTGAGCTTTCGCGACCACCGGTTCGAGGAGCAGAAGTACTCCGTCGAGGAGTGCCAGGAGAAGGACATGACCTACTCCGCCCCGCTCTTCGTCACCGCGGAGTTCATCAACAACTCCACCGGCGAGATCAAGAGCCAGACGGTCTTCATGGGCGACTTCCCGCTCATGACCCCCCGCGGCACCTTCATCGTCAACGGCACCGAGCGGGTCGTCGTCTCCCAACTGGTCCGCAGCCCGGGTGTCTACTTCGAGCGCAGCCTGGACAAGACCTCCGACAAGGACGTCTACTCGGCGAAGATCATCCCCAGCCGGGGTGCCTGGCTGGAGTTCGAGATCGACAAGCGCGACCAGGTCGGCGTGCGCGTGGACCGCAAGCGCAAGCAGAGCGTCACCGTGCTGCTCAAGGCCCTGGGCTGGAGCAATGAGCGCATCCTGGAGGAGTTCGGCGACTACGAGTCGATCCGGCTGACCCTGGAGAAGGACCACACCACCACCCAGGACGAGGCGCTGCTGGACATCTACCGCAAGCTGCGCCCGGGCGAGCCGCCGACCAAGGAGGCCGCCCAGACCCTGCTGGACAACCTCTACTTCAACCCCAAGCGTTACGACCTGGCCAAGGTCGGCCGCTACAAGCTCAACAAGAAGTTGGGGCTGCAGGCGCCGCTGGAGGAGTCCGTCCTCGGCATCGACGACGTCGTGGCGACGATCAAGTACATGGTCGCGCTGCACGCCGGCGACACCACCATGGACATGCCGGCCGGTGACACCCTCGTCGAGACCGACGACATCGACCACTTCGGCAACCGTCGTCTGCGCAGCGTCGGCGAGCTCATCCAGAACCAGGTCCGCACCGGACTGTCCCGGATGGAGCGCGTGGTCCGCGAGCGGATGACCACCCAGGACGTCGAGGCGATCACGCCGCAGACGCTGATCAACATCCGGCCGGTGGTCGCCTCCATCAAGGAGTTCTTCGGCACCAGCCAGCTCTCCCAGTTCATGGACCAGAACAACCCGTTGGCCGGCCTGACGCACAAGCGGCGTCTGTCCGCGCTCGGCCCCGGTGGTCTGTCCCGTGACCGTGCGGGCATGGAGGTCCGTGACGTCCACCCCTCGCACTACGGCCGCATGTGCCCGATCGAGACCCCCGAGGGTCCCAACATCGGTCTGATCGGCTCGCTGGCCTCCTACGGCCGGATCAACCCCTTCGGCTTCGTCGAGACCCCCTACCGTCGCGTGGCGGACGGCAAGGTCACCGACGAGGTGGACTACCTCTCCGCCGACGAGGAGGACCGCTTCGTCATCGCCCAGGCCAACGCCCGGCTGGATGACGACGGCACCTTCCTCGACGAGCGGGTGCTGGTCCGGGCGCGCGAGGGCGAGGCCGTCGACGTGCCGGCCGCCGAGGTCGAGTACATGGACGTCTCCGCGCAGCAGATGGTCTCCGCGGCGACCGCGATGATCCCCTTCCTGGAGCACGACGACGCCAACCGTGCGCTCATGGGCGCCAACATGCAGCGTCAGGCCGTCCCGCTGGTGCGGGCCGAGGCCCCGCTGGTCGGCACCGGTATGGAGTGGCGCGCGGCGCTGGACTCCGGCGACGTGGTGCGTGCCACCAAGGCCGGCGTGGTCCAGGAGGTCTCCGCCGACCTGGTGACCGTGGCCAACGACGACGGCACCTACATCACCTACAAGATCGCCAAGTTCACCCGCTCCAACCAGGGCAACTGCTACAACCAGGTGGTCCGGGTCGACGTGGGCGACCGGGTCGAGGAGGGCCAGCTGGTGGCCGACGGTCCGGCGACCGACGGTGGCGAGATGGCGCTGGGCCGTAACCTGCTCGTGGCGTTCATGCCGTGGGAGGGCTACAACTACGAGGACGCGATCATCCTCTCCCAGCGTCTGGTGCAGGACGACGTCCTGTCCTCGATCCACATCGAGGAGCACGAGATCGATGCCCGTGACACCAAGCTGGGTCCAGAGGAGATCACCCGGGACATCCCCAACGTCTCCGAGGAGGTCCTGGCCGACCTGGACGAGCGCGGCATCATCCGCATCGGTGCCGAGGTCCGCGACGGCGACCTGCTCGTCGGCAAGGTCACGCCCAAGGGTGAGACCGAGCTGACCCCGGAGGAGCGCCTGCTGCGCGCCATCTTCGGCGAGAAGGCCCGTGAGGTCCGCGACACCTCGATGAAGGTGCCGCACGGCGAGACCGGCACGGTCATCGGCGTGAAGGTCTTCGAGCGTGAGGACGGCGACGAGCTGCCCCCGGGCGTCAACCAGCTGGTCCGCGTCTACGTCGCGAACAGGCGCAAGATCACCGACGGTGACAAGCTCGCCGGCCGTCACGGCAACAAGGGCGTCATCTCCCGGATCCTGCCCGTGGAGGACATGCCCTTCCTTGAGGACGGCACCCCGGTCGACGTCATCCTCAACCCGTTGGGCGTGCCTGGCCGGATGAACATCGGCCAGATCCTGGAGCTGCACCTCGGCTGGGCCGCGGCGCAGGGCTGGAAGATCGAGGGCGAGCCGGAGTGGGCCGAGCTCATCCCGGGCGACGCCCGCGAGACCGGTCCCCGCACCCGGGTGGCCAGCCCCGTCTTCGACGGTGCCGGCGAGGAGGAGATCGCCGGTCTGCTGGACTCGACGACCCCGACCCGCGACGGTGACCGGCTGATCGACTCCGGTGGCAAGGCCAAGCTCTTCGACGGCCGCTCCGGCGAGCCGTTCCCGGAGCAGATCTCGGTCGGCTACATGTACATCCTCAAGCTGCACCACCTGGTGGACGACAAGATCCACGCGCGCAGCACGGGGCCGTACTCGATGATCACCCAGCAGCCGCTGGGTGGTAAGGCCCAGTTCGGTGGCCAGCGCTTCGGCGAGATGGAGGTCTGGGCCCTGGAGGCCTACGGCGCCGCCTACGCCCTGCAGGAGCTGTTGACGATCAAGTCCGACGACGTCACCGGCCGGGTCAAGGTCTACGAGTCGATCGTCAAGGGCGACAACGTCCCCGAGCCGGGCATCCCCGAGTCCTTCAAGGTGCTCATCAAGGAGATGCAGTCACTCTGCTTGAACGTGGAGGTGCTCTCCTCCGACGGCACGCAGATCGACCTGCGCGAGTCCGACACCGAGGTGTTCCGGGCCGCCGAGGAGCTCGGGATCGACCTGAGCCGCCGCGAGCCCTCCTCCGTCGAAGAGGTCTAG
- the rplJ gene encoding 50S ribosomal protein L10, giving the protein MATPQKAAAIVELTEMFRSSGAAVLTEYRGLKVSQITELRTSMREHATYAVVKNTLTKRAAAEAGITGLDEHLVGPTAIAFVTGDPVAAAKGLRDFAKANPALVIKAGVLDGKPLSPEEITKLADLESREVLLAMLAGAMKGNLSKAVGLFAAPLSATARVVDQLRAKVEEQGGPLPASEDAPAEADAEATPAEADAEAPTDVAEGGDES; this is encoded by the coding sequence ATGGCGACGCCCCAGAAGGCAGCAGCCATCGTCGAGCTGACGGAGATGTTCCGCAGCTCGGGCGCGGCCGTGCTGACGGAGTACCGCGGGCTCAAGGTGAGTCAGATCACCGAGCTGCGCACCTCGATGCGTGAGCACGCCACCTACGCCGTGGTGAAGAACACGCTGACCAAGCGTGCTGCTGCCGAGGCCGGCATCACCGGCCTCGACGAGCACCTGGTTGGACCCACGGCCATCGCCTTCGTCACCGGTGACCCGGTGGCGGCGGCCAAGGGTCTGCGTGACTTCGCCAAGGCCAACCCGGCCCTGGTCATCAAGGCGGGTGTCCTCGACGGCAAGCCGTTGAGCCCCGAAGAGATCACCAAGCTCGCGGACCTCGAGTCCCGCGAGGTTCTGCTGGCCATGCTGGCAGGTGCCATGAAGGGCAACCTGTCCAAGGCCGTCGGCCTGTTCGCCGCACCGCTGTCCGCCACCGCCCGGGTGGTCGACCAGCTGCGCGCGAAGGTCGAGGAGCAGGGCGGTCCGCTCCCCGCGTCCGAGGACGCTCCCGCCGAGGCTGACGCCGAGGCCACCCCTGCCGAGGCTGACGCCGAGGCTCCCACCGACGTCGCCGAGGGTGGCGACGAGAGCTGA
- the rplL gene encoding 50S ribosomal protein L7/L12, with amino-acid sequence MAKLSTEELLDQFKEMTLIELSEFVKAFEETFEVTAAAPVAVAAAGGPAAGGGDAAAEEEQDEFDVVLEAAGDKKIQVIKEVRALTSLGLKEAKDLVDGAPKAVLEKVDKEAANKAKEQLEGAGATVTVK; translated from the coding sequence ATGGCGAAGCTGAGCACCGAGGAGCTCCTTGACCAGTTCAAGGAGATGACCCTGATCGAGCTGTCCGAGTTCGTCAAGGCCTTCGAGGAGACCTTTGAGGTCACCGCCGCCGCCCCGGTCGCCGTCGCGGCCGCCGGCGGTCCCGCCGCTGGCGGTGGCGACGCCGCCGCGGAGGAGGAGCAGGACGAGTTCGACGTCGTCCTCGAGGCCGCCGGCGACAAGAAGATCCAGGTCATCAAGGAGGTCCGTGCGCTGACCTCCCTGGGGCTGAAGGAGGCCAAGGACCTCGTGGACGGCGCTCCCAAGGCGGTCCTGGAGAAGGTCGACAAGGAGGCCGCGAACAAGGCCAAGGAGCAGCTCGAGGGCGCCGGCGCGACCGTCACCGTCAAGTGA
- a CDS encoding type IV toxin-antitoxin system AbiEi family antitoxin domain-containing protein — protein METAIVALMEAQGGVASGVQLTALPGVTRHTVDALVRAKVLVRVRRGSFVLGRAFAGATAWERAELQARAVGRSLAADPGGHHALSHESALMMHGLPYFGDDGLVHLVRFDGGRGRHDDTIFVHRPVEVDWLVTVDGLHVVRPALAALQVAALHGAEAGLVCLDGVLHQAETRDRKDTGERQGLAHALVEEDIERALQEGFGTATRVVHEVAQLADGRSESVGESRSRWLLQLLGFGPLLLQFPVDLGDRTVYADLKLGRWAVLIEFDGRIKYGHPDALHTEKLREDALRALGYEVVRLTWGDLVNSRLVRQKILAAIARAEAAARATA, from the coding sequence ATGGAGACTGCGATCGTGGCGCTGATGGAGGCCCAGGGCGGGGTGGCCAGCGGCGTCCAGCTCACGGCGCTGCCGGGCGTGACCCGGCATACCGTGGACGCGCTGGTGCGGGCGAAGGTGCTGGTGCGGGTGCGCCGGGGGTCGTTCGTGCTGGGCCGTGCCTTCGCAGGCGCCACCGCCTGGGAGCGGGCGGAGCTGCAGGCTCGAGCGGTGGGCCGCAGCTTGGCGGCCGATCCCGGTGGGCATCACGCGTTGAGTCACGAGAGCGCGCTGATGATGCACGGCCTCCCGTACTTTGGCGACGACGGCCTAGTGCATCTGGTCCGGTTCGACGGGGGACGAGGCCGCCACGACGACACGATCTTCGTCCACCGTCCGGTCGAGGTGGACTGGCTCGTCACCGTCGACGGCCTGCACGTCGTCCGGCCAGCGCTAGCCGCACTGCAGGTGGCGGCCCTGCACGGGGCCGAGGCCGGCCTCGTGTGTCTCGACGGCGTGCTGCACCAGGCGGAGACGAGGGACCGCAAGGACACGGGCGAGCGGCAGGGGCTGGCGCACGCCCTGGTCGAGGAGGACATCGAGCGTGCGTTGCAGGAGGGATTCGGCACCGCCACCCGCGTGGTGCACGAGGTGGCGCAGCTGGCTGATGGGCGCAGCGAGTCGGTCGGGGAGAGCCGGTCACGATGGCTGCTGCAGCTGCTGGGGTTCGGCCCGCTCCTGCTGCAGTTCCCCGTGGACCTCGGCGACCGGACGGTGTATGCCGACCTCAAGCTGGGCCGCTGGGCGGTGCTCATCGAGTTCGACGGCAGGATCAAGTACGGCCACCCCGACGCGCTGCATACCGAGAAGCTGCGGGAGGACGCTCTGCGTGCGCTGGGCTACGAGGTCGTGCGTTTGACCTGGGGTGATCTGGTGAACTCTCGACTGGTGCGGCAGAAGATCCTGGCCGCCATCGCCCGGGCCGAGGCTGCGGCGCGGGCCACGGCCTGA
- a CDS encoding MFS transporter has translation MTSSPSVRWFHRLVDAHPEAEREFGGAQRVATGGLRLIGANALQSAGDQVVNAKTVLPWLFSVLGAPAALVALLVPIRESGSMLPQAAFTPWVLRAPRRTRVWMLGASVQGVSVLAMAAVALTLTGALAGVAVLAALAVFAVGRALCSIASKDVQGRAVPKGQRGQVTGIATAVSGVIAVGVGVLLHLLGPNLSAGALAAFLTAAALTWFVGVLVYAGIPEDAPDAVARAQREPWLRDLVDLVRQDAAFRHFVAARALLLVSALAPPFLVTLAVAQGSSLLAGLGSFVIAQGIASVLGGRVFGRWSDRSSRRVMTYGSVVASLTVLAVVAVVLLAQPGLVVPGLVAGYFVISLVHVGVRVARKTYVIDLAEGDQRTRYVAVANTAMGVILLVTGAVSAGLATFGELPALVFLAVLGLVGAAVSWRLPEVSRTA, from the coding sequence GTGACCTCCTCCCCCTCCGTGCGCTGGTTCCATCGCCTTGTGGACGCCCATCCCGAGGCTGAGCGCGAGTTCGGTGGTGCGCAGCGGGTGGCCACCGGCGGCCTGCGGCTGATCGGCGCTAACGCGCTGCAGAGTGCCGGGGACCAGGTCGTCAACGCCAAGACCGTGCTGCCCTGGCTGTTCTCGGTCCTGGGGGCGCCGGCGGCCCTGGTGGCGCTACTGGTCCCCATCCGGGAGTCCGGGTCGATGCTCCCGCAGGCGGCGTTCACCCCGTGGGTGCTGCGTGCCCCGCGGCGCACGCGGGTGTGGATGCTGGGCGCCTCGGTGCAGGGGGTCAGCGTGCTGGCCATGGCCGCTGTCGCCCTGACGCTCACCGGTGCCCTCGCCGGGGTCGCGGTGCTGGCCGCGCTGGCCGTCTTCGCGGTCGGGCGGGCGCTGTGCTCGATCGCCAGCAAGGACGTCCAGGGTCGGGCCGTGCCCAAGGGCCAGCGGGGGCAGGTGACCGGGATCGCGACGGCGGTCTCGGGCGTGATCGCGGTGGGCGTGGGGGTGCTGCTGCACCTGCTCGGGCCCAACCTCAGCGCCGGGGCCCTCGCCGCCTTCCTGACCGCCGCGGCCCTGACCTGGTTCGTCGGGGTCCTCGTCTACGCCGGGATTCCCGAGGACGCCCCCGACGCCGTGGCCAGGGCGCAGCGCGAGCCCTGGCTGCGCGACCTGGTCGACCTGGTGCGGCAGGACGCGGCCTTCCGGCACTTCGTCGCGGCCCGGGCTCTCCTGCTCGTCTCGGCCCTGGCCCCGCCCTTCCTGGTCACCCTGGCCGTGGCCCAGGGCAGCTCGCTGCTGGCCGGGCTCGGCTCGTTCGTCATCGCCCAGGGCATCGCCTCGGTGCTCGGCGGACGGGTCTTCGGCCGCTGGTCGGACCGGTCCAGCCGGCGGGTGATGACCTACGGGTCGGTGGTGGCCTCGCTCACCGTGCTGGCCGTGGTGGCCGTGGTGCTCTTGGCCCAGCCGGGCCTGGTCGTGCCGGGCCTGGTCGCCGGCTACTTCGTCATCAGCCTCGTCCACGTCGGGGTCCGGGTGGCCCGCAAGACCTACGTCATCGACCTGGCCGAGGGTGACCAGCGCACGCGCTACGTCGCCGTGGCCAACACCGCGATGGGCGTCATCCTGCTGGTGACCGGCGCGGTCAGCGCTGGCCTGGCCACCTTCGGCGAGCTCCCGGCCCTGGTCTTCCTGGCCGTGCTGGGCCTGGTCGGCGCCGCGGTCAGCTGGCGCCTGCCGGAAGTCTCGCGCACCGCCTGA
- a CDS encoding DNA-directed RNA polymerase subunit beta': MLDVNFFDELRIGLATAEDIRGWSHGEVKKPETINYRTLKPEKDGLFCEKIFGPTRDWECYCGKYKRVRFKGIICERCGVEVTRAGVRRERMGHIELAAPVTHIWYFKGVPSRLGYLLDLAPKDLEKVIYFAAYMITHVDEDGRHSDLPSLEAQIQNEKKVLENRRDADVEGRAKKLESDLAELEAEGARADAKRKVRDGAEREMNQIRRRADQQIERLEQVWDRFRNLKVQDLEGDEILYREMRDRFGMYFEGGMGAAALQKRLQTFDLTAEAAHLREIIATGKGQRKTRAIKRLKVVTSFLQTKNEPAGMVLDAVPVIPPDLRPMVQLDGGRFATSDLNDLYRRVINRNNRLKRLLDLGAPEIIVNNEKRMLQEAVDSLFDNGRRGRAVTGPGNRPLKSLSDMLKGKQGRFRQNLLGKRVDYSGRSVIVVGPQLRLHQCGLPKQMALELFKPFVMKRLVDLDHAQNIKSAKRMVERGRSVVWDVLEEVITDHPVLLNRAPTLHRLGIQAFEPQLVEGKAIQIHPLVCTAFNADFDGDQMAVHLPLSAEAQAEARILMLSSNNILKPADGRPVTMPTQDMIIGLFHLTSDAWVEPETAYLLDEDGNRHLRSFGSVAEARMAFDAGQIELGSTISLRLAQTAPPAGFELPEGTEVTEDGVASNFTLETTLGRAIFNDSLPPNYPYVTDVVDKKRLSGIVNDLAERYTKVQVAASLDSLKDSGFYWATRSGTTVAVSDVQTPERKVEILSTYEAKASKVQLQYERGLITDDERRQELIEIWTQATNEVARELETTMPKDNTIYRMVTSGARGNWFQLRQIAGMRGLMANPKGEIIPRPIKSNFREGLSVLEFFISTHGARKGLADTALRTADSGYLTRRLVDVSQDVIIREDDCGTERGFVMPIAQAGLSGGLRQHDDVETSVYARTLAESVERDGEVLAQAGIDLGDVVIDRLVEAGIEEVKVRSVLTCESLVGTCAKCYGRSLATGKLVDIGEAVGIIAAQSIGEPGTQLTMRTFHTGGVAGDDITQGLPRVVELFEARTPKAVAPIAEATGRVQVEDTDKTRRVVLTPDDGSEEQAYPVSRRSRLLVSDGDHVEVGTQLIVGAIDPKQVLRILGPRATQQHLVDQVQGVYRQQGVSIHDKHIEVIVRQMLRRITVIEAGDAELLPGTLVERGRFEGENRRVVSEGGRPASGRPELMGITKASLATDSWLSAASFQETTRVLTEAAMEAKSDPLLGLKENVILGKLIPAGTGLTRYRNLTVEPTEEAKAAAYAVPDYEDFDYAGAFGAGSGEAVRLDDLPMDEQRF, translated from the coding sequence GTGCTCGACGTCAACTTCTTTGACGAGCTGCGCATTGGCCTGGCCACGGCGGAGGACATCCGTGGCTGGAGCCACGGCGAGGTCAAGAAGCCCGAGACCATCAACTACCGCACCCTGAAGCCCGAGAAGGACGGCCTCTTCTGCGAGAAGATTTTCGGCCCCACCCGGGACTGGGAGTGCTACTGCGGCAAGTACAAGCGCGTCCGCTTCAAGGGCATCATCTGTGAGCGCTGCGGCGTCGAAGTGACCCGCGCCGGCGTGCGCCGGGAGCGGATGGGCCACATCGAGCTGGCCGCCCCCGTCACCCACATCTGGTACTTCAAGGGTGTCCCGTCGCGCCTGGGCTACCTGCTCGACCTGGCTCCGAAGGACCTGGAGAAGGTCATCTACTTCGCGGCCTACATGATCACCCACGTCGACGAGGATGGCCGGCACAGCGACCTGCCCAGCCTCGAGGCGCAGATCCAGAACGAGAAGAAGGTCCTGGAGAACCGTCGGGACGCCGATGTGGAGGGGCGGGCCAAGAAGCTGGAGAGCGACCTGGCCGAGCTGGAGGCCGAGGGTGCCCGGGCCGACGCCAAGCGCAAGGTCCGTGACGGTGCCGAGCGGGAGATGAACCAGATCCGCCGCCGGGCCGACCAGCAGATCGAGCGCCTTGAGCAGGTCTGGGACCGCTTCCGCAACCTCAAGGTCCAGGACCTGGAGGGCGATGAGATCCTCTACCGCGAGATGCGTGACCGCTTCGGCATGTACTTCGAGGGCGGCATGGGTGCGGCGGCGCTGCAGAAGCGCCTGCAGACCTTCGACCTCACGGCCGAGGCCGCACACCTGCGTGAGATCATCGCGACCGGCAAGGGCCAGCGCAAGACCCGCGCCATCAAGCGGCTCAAGGTCGTCACCAGCTTCCTGCAGACCAAGAACGAGCCGGCCGGCATGGTGCTGGACGCCGTCCCGGTCATCCCGCCGGACCTGCGCCCGATGGTGCAGCTGGACGGTGGCCGGTTCGCGACCTCGGACCTGAACGACCTCTACCGTCGTGTCATCAACCGCAACAACCGCCTCAAGCGGCTGCTGGACCTGGGCGCGCCGGAGATTATCGTCAACAACGAGAAGCGGATGCTGCAGGAGGCCGTGGACAGCCTGTTCGACAACGGCCGTCGCGGCCGTGCGGTCACCGGCCCGGGCAACCGGCCGCTGAAGTCGCTGTCCGACATGCTCAAGGGTAAGCAGGGCCGGTTCCGGCAGAACCTGCTGGGCAAGCGCGTGGACTACTCCGGCCGTTCGGTCATCGTGGTCGGCCCGCAGCTGCGCCTGCACCAGTGCGGTCTGCCCAAGCAGATGGCGTTGGAGCTGTTCAAGCCGTTCGTGATGAAGCGCCTGGTCGACCTCGACCACGCGCAGAACATCAAGTCCGCCAAGCGGATGGTCGAGCGGGGCCGCAGCGTGGTCTGGGACGTGCTCGAGGAGGTCATCACCGACCACCCCGTGCTGCTCAACCGGGCGCCCACCCTGCACCGCCTGGGCATCCAGGCCTTCGAGCCGCAGCTGGTCGAGGGCAAGGCGATCCAGATCCACCCGTTGGTCTGCACCGCCTTCAACGCCGACTTCGACGGTGACCAGATGGCGGTGCACCTGCCGCTGTCGGCAGAGGCGCAGGCCGAAGCCCGGATCCTGATGCTGTCCTCCAACAACATCCTCAAGCCGGCGGACGGCCGCCCGGTCACCATGCCCACCCAGGACATGATCATCGGGTTGTTCCACTTGACCAGCGATGCGTGGGTGGAGCCGGAGACGGCCTACCTGCTCGACGAGGACGGCAACCGGCATCTGCGCTCCTTCGGCTCGGTCGCCGAGGCCCGGATGGCTTTCGACGCCGGCCAGATCGAGCTCGGGAGCACCATCTCGCTGCGGCTGGCCCAGACCGCGCCGCCGGCTGGCTTCGAGCTGCCCGAGGGCACCGAGGTCACCGAGGACGGGGTCGCCTCCAACTTCACCCTGGAGACGACGCTGGGGCGGGCGATCTTCAACGACTCCTTGCCGCCGAACTACCCCTACGTCACCGACGTGGTGGACAAGAAGCGGCTCTCCGGGATCGTCAACGACCTCGCCGAGCGTTACACCAAGGTGCAGGTCGCGGCCAGTCTGGACTCGCTGAAGGACTCCGGCTTCTACTGGGCGACCCGCTCGGGCACCACGGTGGCCGTCTCCGACGTGCAGACGCCGGAGCGCAAGGTCGAGATCCTGTCCACCTACGAGGCCAAGGCGAGCAAGGTCCAGCTGCAGTACGAGCGGGGTCTGATCACCGACGACGAGCGCCGGCAGGAGCTCATCGAGATCTGGACCCAGGCCACCAACGAGGTCGCCCGGGAGCTGGAGACCACGATGCCCAAGGACAACACCATCTACCGGATGGTCACCTCGGGTGCGCGTGGTAACTGGTTCCAGCTGCGCCAGATCGCCGGTATGCGTGGCCTGATGGCCAACCCCAAGGGTGAGATCATCCCGCGGCCGATCAAGTCCAACTTCCGTGAGGGCCTGTCGGTGCTGGAGTTCTTCATCTCCACGCACGGCGCCCGCAAGGGTCTGGCGGACACCGCGCTGCGGACCGCGGACTCGGGCTACCTGACCCGTCGTCTGGTGGACGTCAGCCAGGACGTCATCATCCGTGAGGACGACTGTGGCACCGAGCGTGGCTTCGTCATGCCGATCGCCCAGGCGGGCCTGAGCGGTGGGCTGCGTCAGCACGACGACGTCGAGACCTCCGTCTACGCCCGCACGCTGGCGGAGTCGGTCGAGCGCGACGGGGAGGTGCTGGCGCAGGCCGGCATCGACCTGGGCGACGTGGTCATCGACCGTCTGGTCGAGGCCGGGATCGAGGAGGTCAAGGTCCGTTCGGTCCTGACCTGCGAGTCACTCGTCGGCACCTGCGCCAAGTGCTACGGCCGCAGCCTGGCCACCGGCAAGCTGGTCGACATCGGCGAGGCCGTCGGCATCATCGCCGCCCAGTCGATCGGTGAGCCCGGCACCCAGCTGACGATGCGCACCTTCCACACCGGTGGTGTGGCCGGTGACGACATCACCCAGGGTCTGCCGCGTGTGGTGGAGCTGTTCGAGGCCCGCACCCCCAAGGCGGTCGCCCCGATCGCCGAGGCCACCGGCCGGGTGCAGGTCGAGGACACCGACAAGACCCGCCGCGTCGTCCTCACCCCGGACGACGGCTCCGAGGAGCAGGCCTACCCGGTCAGCAGGCGCTCGCGCCTGCTGGTCAGCGACGGCGACCACGTCGAGGTCGGCACCCAGCTGATCGTCGGTGCGATCGACCCCAAGCAGGTCCTGCGCATCCTGGGCCCGCGCGCCACCCAGCAGCACCTGGTCGACCAGGTGCAGGGCGTCTACCGCCAGCAGGGTGTCTCGATCCACGACAAGCACATCGAGGTCATCGTCCGGCAGATGCTGCGCCGGATCACGGTCATCGAGGCCGGCGACGCCGAGCTGCTGCCCGGCACGCTGGTCGAGCGCGGCCGGTTCGAGGGCGAGAACCGTCGGGTCGTCTCCGAGGGCGGACGCCCCGCCTCGGGTCGTCCGGAGCTGATGGGGATCACCAAGGCCTCGCTGGCGACCGACTCCTGGCTCTCCGCGGCCTCCTTCCAGGAGACCACCCGCGTCCTCACCGAGGCCGCGATGGAGGCCAAGAGCGACCCGCTGCTGGGCCTGAAGGAGAACGTCATCCTCGGCAAGCTGATCCCCGCGGGGACCGGCCTGACCCGCTACCGCAACCTCACCGTGGAGCCCACGGAGGAGGCCAAGGCTGCGGCCTATGCCGTGCCGGACTACGAAGACTTCGACTACGCCGGCGCCTTCGGTGCCGGCTCCGGCGAGGCCGTGCGTCTGGATGACCTGCCGATGGACGAGCAGCGCTTCTGA